Proteins co-encoded in one Medicago truncatula cultivar Jemalong A17 chromosome 8, MtrunA17r5.0-ANR, whole genome shotgun sequence genomic window:
- the LOC25500687 gene encoding calcineurin B-like protein 7, whose product MGCSSSKVAENIMDGSSEVGKDKNLPSQVKENELISCSEDFSILASETPFTVREVEILKELYKKLSAVIVKNGLIQKEELHFALFRNRNKRNLFVDRMFDLFDVNHNGHIEFGEFIRSLGIFHPKAPRADKIKYAFRLYDLRHTGYIEREELKEMVLMILVESDLVLSDDVVETIVDKTFLETDTKGDGKIDLEEWSEYVGKNPSLLKNMTLPYLMDITLAFPSFMLNAETEESHS is encoded by the exons ATGGGTTGCAGTAGCTCAAAGGTAGCAGAAAATATTATGGATGGATCCTCAGAAGTTGGCAAAGATAAGAATTTACCTTCACAAGTAAAAGAAAATGAGCTTATTTCTTGTTCTGAAGATTTTTCTATCCTTGCTTCTGAAACACCAT TTACAGTAAGAGAGGTGGAAATCTTGAAGGAGTTGTACAAAAAATTAAGCGCAGTTATTGTGAAAAATGGACTTATTCAAAAg GAAGAGCTTCACTTTGCTCTTTTTAGAAACAGAAACAAACGCAACCTCTTTGTCGATAGG ATGTTTGATCTCTTCGATGTCAATCACAACGGCCATATAGAGTTTGGTGAATTTATCAGATCTTTGGGCATCTTTCATCCTAAAGCTCCTCGAgcagacaaaataaaat ATGCATTTAGATTATATGACTTGAGGCATACTGGTTACATTGAGCGCGAAGAG TTGAAGGAGATGGTATTGATGATTTTGGTTGAATCTGATTTGGTTCTCTCTGATGATGTGGTTGAAACAATTGTGGACAAG ACATTTCTAGAAACAGACACAAAAGGTGATGGAAAAATTGACTTGGAAGAATGGAGTGAATATGTTGGAAAAAATCCATCATTACTCAAGAACATGACTCTACCTTATCTGAT GGACATAACACTAGCATTTCCCAGTTTTATGCTGAATGCAGAAACCGAAGAATCACACTCGTAG
- the LOC25500686 gene encoding phosphatidylinositol 4-kinase gamma 4 codes for MSSAGVTILSPVSREKLLSPTNGLCNPLHLSSNLHDFIFVYLSYSGSLSPMRVLPSDTIESVKLKIQRNEGVTNKQKLVCNGRELSRSNSLLKDYGVTEGNVLHLVIRLADLQTISVRTCSGKEYSFQVERCKDVWYVKKQIAEKEKEFADPEQQEVVCNGELLDDQKLIDDICSNYNDAVIHLFVRTKYADVSTGLDELSIEAKELNDSKNSDAKEADYVRKYDSEEDARKEYEAIERIMSRKAPGGGLVLEPVIVNPKVELASEVWDMINTTYDGLDSGNSPIRSAEGTGGAYFMLDSTGQKYVSVFKPMDEEPMAVNNPRGLPLSLDGQGLKKGTRVGQGAFREVAAYILDHPMSGRRSLFGDEKGFAGVPPTVMAKCLHKAFNHPEGLTAKFGSLQMFVENNGSCEDMGPGAFPVKEVHKITVLDMRLANADRHAGNILLGKEKKNGQAVLIPIDHGYCLPTSFEDCTFEWLYWPQARQPYSPEIIDYIKSLDAEEDIALLKFHGWDLPLECARTLRISTMLLKKGVGKGMTPFAIGSLMCRESLNKESVIEGIFKAALDSVLPGTSEATFMDAVSEIMDQHLDEITSNYNS; via the exons ATGTCTTCTGCTGGTGTAACTATTCTGAGTCCTGTTTCAAGGGAGAAATTGTTGTCTCCAACCAATGGATTATGTAATCCGCTGCACTTGTCTTCGAatcttcatgattttattttcgtTTATCTTTCGTATTCGGGGTCTTTGTCTCCGATGCGTGTGCTACCTTCGGATACAATCGAGTCCGTAAAGCTCAAAATTCAAAGGAATGAAGGGGTGACAAACAAACAGAAGTTGGTTTGTAATGGCCGTGAGTTGTCGCGTAGCAATTCTTTACTCAAGGATTATGGGGTTACAGAAGGGAATGTTTTGCATTTGGTGATTCGACTGGCAGATCTACAGACCATCAGTGTGAGAACTTGTTCCGGGAAGGAGTATTCCTTTCAGGTTGAAAGGTGTAAGGATGTTTGGTATGTTAAGAAACAGATTGCGGAAAAGGAAAAAGAGTTTGCTGATCCTGAGCAGCAGGAGGTTGTGTGTAACGGGGAGCTGCTTGATGATCAGAAGCTTATTGATGATATCTGTAGCAATTATAATGATGCAGTTATACATCTTTTTGTTAGAACAAAATATGCGGATGTTAGTACAGGGCTTGATGAGTTGTCTATTGAAGCAAAAGAATTGAATGATTCGAAGAATTCTGATGCCAAGGAAGCTGATTACGTGAGGAAATATGATAGCGAAGAAGATGCGAGAAAGGAGTATGAAGCTATCGAACGAATTATGTCGAGAAAAGCTCCTGGTGGAGGTCTTGTTTTGGAGCCGGTTATTGTTAACCCTAAAGTTGAACTAGCTTCAGAGGTTTGGGATATGATAAACACTACATATGATGGGCTAGATAGTGGTAATTCTCCAATCAGATCTGCAGAGGGTACAGGTGGGGCTTACTTTATGCTCGACTCAACAGGGCAAAAATATGTATCGGTTTTCAAGCCTATGGATGAAGAGCCGATGGCTGTGAATAACCCTAGAGGTTTACCTTTGTCGTTAGACGGCCAGGGCTTAAAAAAGGGTACAAGAGTTGGCCAAGGAGCTTTCAGGGAAGTTGCTGCTTATATTTTGGATCATCCAATGAGTGGCCGCCGATCATTATTTGGTGATGAGAAAGGATTTGCTGGTGTTCCTCCGACTGTTATGGCTAAGTGCTTGCACAAAGCATTTAACCATCCAGAGGGTTTGACTGCTAAGTTTGGTTCCTTGCAAATGTTCGTGGAGAATAATGGAAGTTGTGAGGATATGGGACCTGGCGCTTTTCCGGTGAAGGAAGTGCATAAAATTACTGTGCTGGACATGAGACTTGCAAATGCAGATAGGCATGCTGGGAATATTTTGCTtggcaaagagaagaaaaatggCCAGGCTGTTTTGATTCCAATTGATCATGGATACTGCCTTCCCACTAGT TTTGAAGATTGTACCTTTGAATGGCTTTATTGGCCTCAAGCTCGCCAGCCATACTCTCCAGAGATCATTGACTACATAAAGTCACTTGATGCTGAAGAAGATATTGCCCTTCTGAAGTTTCATGGATGGGATCTGCCACTCGAATGTGCCCGCACTCTCCGAATCTCGACCATGCTTCTGAAAAAAGGAGTGGGGAAAGGGATGACCCCTTTTGCCATTGGAAGCCTGATGTGCCGAGAATCGTTGAACAAAGAGTCTGTGATTGAAGGAATTTTTAAAGCAGCACTTGATTCTGTTCTTCCTGGTACTAGTGAAGCTACTTTTATGGATGCTGTTTCTGAGATTATGGACCAGCACCTTGATGAGATCACCAGCAATTATAATTCTTAA
- the LOC25500685 gene encoding uncharacterized protein: protein MDILNFSPPKTISYPFFCNPRTLYTSNRNTPFHKNTFSFYLTTSTSRKFQTLAHFRRPTNRRNSLRNKLLHDHQVSRNHIPNDPSSVSSNHVEEIDDASFVELEKLHKSELLGENVLLNKLDNWVDQYRKDIDFWGIGSAPIFTVYQDLFGGVKRVLVDEDEILKRVGGNDIEDKILEAKKLAREMESGENVIAKNSSVAKFIVQGEEEKGDFVKAVRGFIVQPGLVPKLSGVGGIVLCVFVMFGVKKLFRFGDKEVRYTEMEKKMMMRKAKARKEKEMLMKGAVEVIHESTETPVIGVKKPELDKEQLKYNILKAKASSDKLVVQNSSGEVITGSMDMDYKVREIREMARRAREIEGGDRSLVSKDMEMDDSVIGKSSKEIEVIKENSKQDNSLSNRQNEGASKTTDSNGILHTTSDDITENVDISIEHEIVRDDREICKVEIKINDVAMTPKDREDNKSSRTPINGSFMTNKSSVDKKPRIIRSVKEAKDYLSKKHDKENPDAKSGIELGKENMADSKPSEFVVFNDQKQKNLETNTILSRSDALNGLSYSKPDKNASEDSNQKEREKSPTKNGCSKDSGTEPGLKDLQKSETALDRQVNGIGSKESLPQEKSFDEVEPTVKQIRNDDTLNMKSDSRLDLNPSEDSDQKDKKFGPTKIGDIKDSGVEPRVANLPNSETTSDHEVNGDSRKKRFSGKTENWLEKNFHEVEPIIKKIRAGFRDNYALAKERVDQPLDIPTEMESIGVGEDGGEFDWMQDDHLRDIVFRVRDNELCGREPFYLMNDEDKDAFFRGLEKKVDIENKKLSHLHEWLHSNIENIDYGADGISIYDSPEKIIPRWKGPSVEKIPESLNEFLNKKIKTTSTGNLKPVKKDGKDSAKKSADSSSKVKVDGSIAPMKKSKNPKTVVEGSDGSVKAGKKSGKEYWQHTKKWSQEFLDCYNAETDPEVKSVMKDIGKDLDRWITEKEIEEAADLMSKLPERNRSFVEKKINKLKREMELFGPQAVVSKYREYEDDKEEDYLWWLDLPYVLCIEVYKVDDGEERVGFYSLEMAPDLELEPKPYHVIAFQDPGDCKNLCYIMQAHMDMLGGGNAFVVARPPKDAFRDAKENGFGVTVIKKGELQLNIDQPLEEVEEEITEIGSKMYHDKITKDRSVDINSIMKGVFGFNGSAKRFKRKLK, encoded by the exons ATGGACATTCTCAACTTTTCACCCCCCAAAACTATTTCATACCCATTTTTCTGCAACCCCAGAACTTTATACACATCAAACCGTAACACCCCATTTCATAAAAAcactttttctttctatctaACAACTTCTACTTCAAGAAAGTTTCAAACTTTGGCTCATTTTCGAAGACCCACCAACCGCCGCAATTCACTGAGGAACAAGCTTCTTCATGATCACCAGGTAAGTAGAAATCACATTCCCAATGACCCTTCTTCTGTTTCTAGTAATCATGTTGAAGAAATTGATGATGCTAGTTTTGTTGAATTGGAAAAGCTACACAAATCTGAACTTTTGGGTGAAAatgttttgttgaataaattggATAATTGGGTTGATCAATATAGAAAAGATATTGATTTTTGGGGTATTGGGTCTGCTCCAATTTTTACTGTTTATCAAGATTTATTTGGTGGTGTTAAGAGGGTTttagttgatgaagatgagatTTTGAAAAGAGTTGGTGGAAATGATATAGAGGATAAGATTTTGGAGGCTAAGAAGCTAGCTAGGGAGATGGAGAGTGGTGAAAATGTGATTGCAAAGAATAGTTCTGTGGCTAAGTTTATTGTTCAAGGTGAGGAGGAGAAGGGTGATTTTGTTAAGGCTGTTCGTGGATTTATCGTGCAACCGGGATTGGTTCCGAAGCTTTCGGGGGTTGGCGGCATAGTATTGTgtgtttttgttatgtttggagtaAAGAAGTTGTTTCGTTTTGGAGATAAGGAAGTTCGGTATACAGAAATGGagaagaaaatgatgatgaGGAAGGCAAAAGCTAGGAAGGAGAAAGAGATGTTGATGAAGGGTGCTGTTGAAGTTATTCATGAATCTACGGAGACACCGGTTATAGGTGTAAAAAAACCGGAGTTGGATAAGGAACAGCTTAAGTACAATATTCTGAAAGCTAAGGCTTCTTCTGATAAACTTGTAGTTCAGAACTCTTCCGGTGAAGTGATAACTGGGTCGATGGATATGGACTATAAGGTTCGAGAAATCAGAGAAATGGCTAGGCGGGCACGGGAAATTGAAGGCGGGGATCGTTCTCTAGTTAGTAAGGATATGGAAATGGATGACAGTGTGATTGGGAAGTCCTCTAAGGAGATTGAAGTCATAAAAGAGAATAGCAAACAAGATAACAGTTTAAGTAACCGTCAAAATGAAGGTGCAAGCAAAACAACGGATAGTAATGGAATTCTGCACACAACTTCTGATGATATCACAGAGAACGTTGATATTTCAATCGAGCATGAGATTGTTCGTGATGATAGAGAAATTTGTAAAGtggaaatcaaaatcaatgatgTTGCTATGACTCCGAAGGACAGAGAAGACAATAAATCCTCCCGCACTCCTATTAATGGCTCATTTATGACAAATAAAAGTTCAGTGGACAAGAAACCAAGGATCATACGGTCTGTTAAGGAAGCTAAggattatctttcaaaaaaacacGACAAAGAAAATCCTGATGCAAAATCTGGAATTGAACTTGGGAAAGAAAACATGGCTGATTCAAAGCCTTCcgaatttgttgtttttaacgACCAGAAGCAGAAAAATTTGGAGACGAATACAATCTTGTCCAGAAGTGACGCATTAAATGGATTGTCATATTCTAAGCCTGACAAAAATGCCAGTGAAGATTCTAATCAAAAGGAAAGGGAAAAGAGTCCGACAAAGAATGGGTGCTCGAAAGATTCTGGTACGGAACCTGGATTGAAAGACCTTCAAAAGTCCGAGACCGCTTTAGACCGTCAAGTCAATGGCATTGGTTCCAAGGAAAGTCTGCCACAGGAGAAAAGCTTCGATGAAGTTGAGCCAACAGTTAAACAGATTAGGAATGATGATACTTTAAATATGAAATCAGATTCTAGGCTTGACCTAAATCCTAGTGAAGATTCTGATCAGAAGGATAAGAAATTCGGCCCAACAAAGATTGGTGACATCAAAGACTCTGGTGTTGAACCTAGAGTGGCAAATCTTCCAAATTCTGAGACCACTTCAGACCATGAAGTTAATGGTGATAGTAGAAAGAAAAGATTTTCTGGAAAGACAGAAAATTGGCTGGAGAAAAATTTCCATGAAGTTGAGCctataattaagaaaattagaGCTGGATTTCGAGATAACTACGCACTGGCAAAAGAGAGAGTTGATCAACCTTTAGATATACCAACTGAGATGGAATCAATTGGAGTTGGTGAagatggtggagaatttgactGGATGCAGGATGATCATCTTAGAGACATTGTCTTTCGAGTTCGTGATAATGAATTGTGTGGACGAGAACCATTTTATTTGATGAACGACGAAGATAAAGATGCTTTCTTCAGAGGTCTTGAGAAAAAAGTTGacatagaaaacaaaaaactttcTCACCTCCATGAATGGCTCCAttcaaatattgaaaatattgaTTACGGAGCAG ATGGCATTagtatatatgattcaccagaGAAAATCATACCGCGGTGGAAAGGACCCTCTGTGGAGAAAATTCCCGAGTCCCTAAATGAATtcctcaataaaaaaataaagacaactTCCACCGGAAATTTGAAGCCAGTGAAGAAGGATGGGAAGGACTCTGCTAAAAAATCAGCTGATTCATCTTCAAAAGTGAAGGTTGATGGTTCAATAGCGCCGATGAAGAAGTCAAAAAATCCAAAGACTGTTGTCGAAGGAAGTGATGGTTCTGTTAAAGCTGGCAAAAAATCAGGGAAGGAATATTGGCAGCACACAAAGAAATGGTCCCAGGAATTTTTGGATTGTTACAATGCTGAGACAGACCCAGAAGTTAAGTCCGTAATGAAGGATATCGGGAAGGATTTGGATCGCTGGATCACTGAAAAAGAAATAGAGGAAGCAGCTGATCTGATGAGCAAGTTACCGGAGAGGAATAGGAGTTTCGTggaaaagaaaatcaacaagCTTAAAAGAGAGATGGAGTTGTTCGGACCGCAAGCAGTAGTTAGTAAATATCGTGAATATGAAGACGACAAAGAAGAAGATTACTTATGGTGGTTAGATCTTCCATATGTTCTG TGCATTGAGGTATATAAAGTTGACGATGGAGAAGAAAGAGTCGGATTTTATTCATTGGAGATGGCTCCAGATCTTGAATTGGagcctaaaccatatcatgtgaTTGCTTTCCAAGATCCTGGTGACTGCAAAAATCTTTGTTACATAATGCAGGCTCATATGGATATGCTTGGAGGTGGCAATGCTTTCGTTGTTGCACGGCCTCCTAAG GATGCTTTTCGAGATGCTAAAGAAAATGGTTTTGGTGTTACTGTCATCAAGAAAGGAGAACTTCAGCTTAATATAGACCAACCACTAGAAGAAGTGGAGGAAGAGATTACAGAGATTGGAAGCAAAATGTACCATGATAAGATAACAAAGGATCGATCCGTGGATATAAACTCGATAATGAAGGGTGTATTTGGTTTTAATGGCTCTGCCAAGAG GTTTAAGCGGAAGTTGAAGTAA